The proteins below are encoded in one region of Pueribacillus theae:
- the pcrA gene encoding DNA helicase PcrA, translating into MQRSVENLLEGLNPEQLEAVRTVEGPLLIMAGAGSGKTRVLTHRIAYLIQEKNVAPWSILAITFTNKAAREMKERVSHLIGAVAEDIWISTFHSLCVRMLRRDIDRIGINRSFTILDAADQLTAIKQVMKELNIDTKKFNPRSILGTISSAKNELRTAKDFSELHSEAFDPYKSVVSDVYTEYEKKLLKNSALDFDDLIMTAIHLFTQAPDVLEFYQRKFHYLHVDEYQDTNRAQYLLVQMLSDRHKNLCVVGDSDQSIYRWRGADIQNILSFEEDYPDAKVILLEQNYRSTKTILNAANEVIANNLNRKVKKLWTDNEEGNKITYYRGDSERDEAYFVASEIGKMLKEKGRNYRDVAVLYRTNAQSRVIEEIFVKANIPYTIVGGTKFYDRKEIKDLLAYLRLIANPDDDISLERIINVPKRGVGASSVEKVMQYAADNDVTMVVALQEIEQIGLTKRAENALAELGNLLSNFTKMQEYLTVSELVEEVLDKTGYRDMLQNEKTIEAESRLENINEFLSVALEFEKASEDKSLIAFLTDLALVADIDRLDGDDEKPDDAVTLMTLHSAKGLEFPVVFLVGLEEGVFPHSRALFEEEEMEEERRLAYVGMTRAEEQLFLTNCRMRTLFGRTNMNPVSRFIQEIPEEFFDAPLEETNVVRNQPPTHVQVLRKSGGEQLDWKVGDKAKHKKWGIGTVVSVKGVDESLELDIAFPSPTGIKRLLAKFAPIEKAN; encoded by the coding sequence ATGCAACGGAGTGTTGAAAATTTACTTGAAGGATTAAATCCGGAACAATTGGAAGCCGTGAGGACGGTTGAAGGCCCGCTATTAATCATGGCAGGCGCAGGGAGCGGGAAGACACGTGTGCTGACACATCGAATCGCGTATTTAATCCAAGAAAAAAATGTTGCACCGTGGAGCATCCTTGCAATCACATTTACAAATAAAGCGGCGCGGGAAATGAAAGAACGTGTTTCTCATTTAATAGGAGCGGTTGCTGAAGATATTTGGATTTCAACGTTCCATTCCCTTTGCGTTAGAATGTTAAGGCGTGACATTGATCGAATCGGGATAAACCGAAGCTTCACGATTCTTGATGCGGCTGATCAACTAACTGCTATTAAGCAGGTTATGAAAGAATTAAATATTGATACGAAAAAATTTAACCCGCGTAGCATTCTTGGAACGATAAGCAGTGCAAAAAATGAATTAAGAACAGCAAAGGACTTTTCTGAATTGCATAGTGAGGCTTTCGATCCTTACAAATCTGTCGTTAGTGACGTATACACAGAATATGAGAAAAAACTGCTTAAAAACAGCGCGTTGGATTTCGATGATCTGATTATGACAGCGATTCATTTGTTTACGCAAGCGCCTGACGTCCTAGAGTTTTACCAACGCAAATTTCATTATCTTCACGTTGACGAATACCAAGACACGAATAGGGCACAATATCTTCTTGTTCAAATGCTTAGCGATCGCCACAAAAATCTATGCGTCGTTGGTGATTCGGATCAATCAATCTATCGTTGGCGCGGCGCCGATATCCAAAATATTTTATCGTTTGAAGAGGACTACCCTGATGCAAAAGTCATTTTGCTTGAACAAAACTATCGGTCAACGAAAACGATTTTAAATGCTGCAAATGAAGTGATCGCAAACAATTTAAACCGTAAAGTAAAAAAACTGTGGACAGACAATGAAGAAGGCAATAAAATTACGTATTATCGCGGAGATAGCGAGCGTGACGAGGCATATTTTGTCGCCAGCGAAATCGGAAAAATGTTGAAAGAAAAGGGAAGAAACTATCGTGACGTTGCTGTTCTTTATCGTACGAATGCACAGTCGCGTGTCATTGAGGAAATTTTTGTGAAAGCAAACATTCCATACACGATCGTGGGAGGCACGAAATTCTACGATCGGAAGGAAATCAAGGATTTACTCGCTTACTTGCGGCTTATTGCAAATCCGGACGATGACATTAGCCTTGAACGCATTATTAATGTTCCGAAACGCGGTGTTGGTGCTTCCTCTGTTGAAAAAGTGATGCAATATGCTGCTGACAATGATGTGACAATGGTGGTGGCACTACAAGAAATTGAACAGATCGGTTTGACAAAACGTGCCGAAAATGCGCTGGCAGAGCTAGGCAACCTCCTTTCGAATTTCACAAAAATGCAAGAGTATTTAACGGTGAGCGAGCTTGTTGAAGAAGTCCTCGATAAAACAGGCTACCGAGATATGCTTCAAAATGAAAAAACGATCGAGGCGGAAAGCCGACTTGAGAATATTAATGAGTTTTTATCTGTCGCGCTAGAATTCGAAAAAGCGAGTGAAGATAAAAGCTTGATTGCTTTTCTCACCGATTTGGCGCTTGTCGCGGATATTGATCGTTTAGATGGCGACGATGAGAAACCAGACGATGCAGTAACACTCATGACCCTTCATTCTGCGAAAGGGCTAGAATTTCCGGTTGTTTTTCTTGTTGGATTGGAAGAAGGGGTTTTCCCTCATTCACGGGCGCTGTTTGAGGAAGAAGAGATGGAAGAGGAGCGCCGTCTTGCCTATGTCGGCATGACGCGTGCCGAGGAACAGCTTTTTCTTACAAATTGCAGAATGCGGACATTATTCGGTAGAACAAATATGAATCCGGTGTCGCGGTTCATTCAAGAAATACCGGAAGAATTTTTTGATGCGCCATTAGAGGAAACGAACGTTGTTCGCAATCAGCCTCCAACACATGTTCAAGTTTTAAGGAAATCCGGCGGCGAACAGCTTGATTGGAAAGTCGGAGACAAAGCAAAGCACAAAAAGTGGGGAATCGGTACAGTTGTGAGCGTAAAGGGGGTGGATGAGTCTCTTGAACTCGACATTGCGTTTCCAAGCCCAACAGGTATTAAACGCTTGCTGGCGAAATTTGCCCCAATCGAAAAAGCTAATTAA
- the ligA gene encoding NAD-dependent DNA ligase LigA gives MNRQEAEKQIQTLREMLNQYNYEYYVLDQPSVPDAEYDRLMRELIELEQRYPELLTPNSPTQRVGGKALDAFRKVEHSVPMLSLANAFNEQELRDFDRRVRDRIGTDFSYVCELKIDGLAVSLSYENGEFVRGSTRGDGVIGEDITSNLKTIRSIPLTLKKPVNLEARGEVFMPKQSFQTLNEIREKNGEERFANPRNAAAGSLRQLDPKIAASRNLDIFLYGIGKLEGEEIDSHSDGLDFLKSLGFKINPEWKRCKTIDEAIRYIDGWFEKRPALHYEIDGIVIKVDSLSQQQKLSTTAKSPRWAIAYKFPAEEVATTLIDIELSVGRTGVVTPIAILEPVTVAGTTVRRASLHNEDFIREKDIRLGDTVIIKKAGDIIPEIIQVILDRRTGEEQEFRMPEYCPACGSELERLEGEVALRCLSPKCPAQIREGLIHFASRNAMNIEGLGEKVIEQLFNAHLVHDVADLYKLQKSDLLKLERMGEKSTDNLLKAIERSKENSLERLLFGLGIRYVGSKAAKTLAEAFLTMDTLSQKTKEELEMVDEIGEKMADSIERYFEKPEVHALINELKKAGVNMEYKGAIRSSELQSDSIFAEKTVVLTGKLSHFTREEAKSEIEARGGNVTSSVSKNTDIVVAGEEAGSKLAKAEQLGIRIMNEEEFQGHLK, from the coding sequence ATGAATAGACAAGAAGCGGAAAAGCAAATTCAAACATTACGAGAAATGTTAAACCAATATAATTACGAATATTATGTGCTTGATCAACCGTCGGTCCCTGATGCGGAATATGACCGGTTAATGAGAGAATTAATCGAACTTGAACAACGTTATCCTGAATTATTAACACCGAATTCCCCCACACAAAGAGTTGGAGGCAAGGCGCTTGATGCGTTTCGCAAAGTGGAGCATTCTGTTCCGATGCTTAGCCTCGCAAACGCGTTCAACGAACAAGAATTGAGAGATTTTGACAGAAGAGTACGGGATCGAATCGGTACTGATTTTTCTTACGTTTGTGAATTGAAAATTGATGGGCTTGCCGTTTCTTTAAGCTACGAAAACGGTGAATTTGTCCGGGGCTCCACACGTGGGGATGGCGTAATTGGGGAGGACATTACAAGCAACTTAAAGACAATCCGCTCCATCCCACTGACATTAAAAAAACCAGTCAATCTTGAAGCCCGCGGCGAAGTGTTTATGCCAAAGCAATCCTTTCAAACATTAAACGAAATCAGAGAGAAAAATGGTGAAGAACGTTTTGCAAATCCAAGAAACGCCGCTGCAGGCTCTTTGAGGCAGCTTGACCCAAAAATAGCCGCAAGCCGCAACCTAGATATTTTCCTTTATGGGATAGGAAAGCTCGAAGGGGAAGAGATCGATTCGCACAGCGACGGCCTTGATTTTCTCAAATCGCTTGGATTTAAAATAAATCCTGAATGGAAACGATGCAAAACCATTGATGAAGCAATTCGCTACATAGATGGCTGGTTCGAGAAACGTCCCGCTTTACACTATGAAATTGACGGAATCGTGATTAAAGTAGACTCGCTAAGCCAGCAGCAAAAACTAAGCACAACGGCAAAAAGCCCCCGCTGGGCCATCGCTTATAAATTCCCTGCTGAAGAAGTTGCCACAACATTAATCGACATTGAACTAAGTGTCGGGCGTACAGGTGTTGTTACGCCGATAGCGATTTTAGAACCTGTGACAGTTGCAGGAACGACTGTAAGGCGCGCTTCCCTTCATAACGAGGACTTCATTCGCGAAAAAGACATCCGCCTCGGCGACACAGTGATTATAAAAAAAGCGGGAGATATCATTCCGGAAATCATTCAAGTGATTCTCGACCGCCGTACAGGAGAAGAGCAGGAATTCAGGATGCCGGAATATTGCCCTGCATGTGGAAGTGAATTAGAAAGATTAGAGGGCGAAGTTGCACTGCGATGCTTAAGTCCGAAATGCCCGGCACAAATTCGCGAAGGACTTATCCATTTTGCGTCAAGAAATGCGATGAATATCGAGGGTCTCGGTGAAAAAGTCATTGAACAATTATTCAATGCTCATCTCGTTCATGATGTCGCCGATCTTTACAAGCTTCAAAAATCCGACTTATTGAAGCTTGAGCGGATGGGTGAGAAATCAACAGACAATCTTCTTAAGGCAATTGAACGTTCAAAGGAAAATTCATTGGAACGTTTATTATTTGGACTCGGGATTCGTTATGTTGGCTCAAAAGCAGCGAAGACGCTTGCCGAAGCTTTTCTTACAATGGATACACTCTCACAAAAAACAAAAGAAGAGCTGGAGATGGTTGATGAAATTGGCGAAAAGATGGCTGACTCCATCGAACGTTACTTTGAAAAGCCTGAAGTGCACGCGCTAATAAATGAGTTGAAAAAAGCTGGCGTGAATATGGAATATAAAGGCGCTATCCGTTCTTCAGAGCTTCAGAGCGATTCTATTTTTGCAGAAAAAACCGTTGTGTTAACAGGAAAACTTTCACACTTTACTCGGGAAGAAGCCAAATCGGAGATCGAAGCAAGAGGCGGGAATGTGACAAGTTCCGTCAGCAAAAACACAGATATTGTAGTAGCAGGGGAAGAAGCTGGTTCAAAATTGGCGAAAGCTGAACAACTTGGAATCCGGATTATGAATGAGGAAGAGTTCCAAGGACATTTAAAATAA
- a CDS encoding CamS family sex pheromone protein — MKRILLALICLLVLLSGCLPGAPDTGPEKIAKDGEDEKVVISEDINTTERYYRSVIPYSPGSSRGFILNGVDNRLDIDEFETGLMRISQEVFDPDKYVLQEGHILSKEDIQSWIDRRSDNKKGLNPKLGVGKSASVKEKLEANKKNPKYLSFVLEQDYFVQKKDDNVELAGISIGISLNSIYYFTVTDKEGKIHSGTVDLRKDQGKVIAEGKKMAQQIVNDIREKKDAKNVPIMVAIYQEEAQESLIPGRFVAYTSVGGGKTNIGNWEDVKERYYLLPSSEAMKDHRGDAEKFDNFKSKVEGFFPNFTGVVGRAFYKEGELQRMTIEIPMQFYGKSEIIAFTQYVTGLVTSNLFEDIPIEVYISSMGRQEAIIVKDPHEKEPFVHIYR; from the coding sequence ATGAAACGGATTTTACTGGCTTTAATTTGTTTGCTCGTTTTGCTTTCGGGCTGCTTGCCTGGTGCGCCTGATACCGGGCCTGAAAAAATTGCAAAAGACGGAGAAGATGAAAAAGTTGTCATTAGTGAAGATATTAACACGACAGAGCGTTATTATCGCAGCGTGATCCCTTACTCACCTGGTTCTTCACGCGGCTTTATTTTAAATGGGGTGGATAATCGCCTCGATATCGACGAGTTTGAAACGGGCCTCATGAGAATTTCGCAGGAAGTATTCGACCCGGATAAATATGTGCTTCAGGAAGGCCACATCTTATCTAAAGAGGATATTCAGTCATGGATTGATCGCCGCTCAGATAATAAAAAAGGCCTGAACCCGAAACTTGGTGTAGGTAAATCCGCCAGTGTAAAAGAAAAACTGGAAGCAAATAAAAAAAACCCGAAATATTTATCATTCGTCCTTGAACAAGATTATTTCGTACAAAAAAAGGACGACAATGTGGAGCTTGCCGGCATTTCAATTGGTATCTCACTTAACTCCATCTATTATTTTACTGTTACCGATAAAGAAGGCAAAATCCATTCAGGAACCGTCGATTTACGCAAAGATCAAGGTAAAGTGATTGCTGAAGGGAAAAAAATGGCACAGCAAATTGTTAACGATATTCGTGAAAAAAAGGACGCTAAAAACGTCCCGATTATGGTGGCTATTTACCAAGAAGAAGCACAGGAATCACTTATACCTGGCAGATTTGTAGCCTATACGAGTGTCGGAGGCGGGAAAACAAACATAGGCAATTGGGAAGACGTGAAGGAACGCTATTATTTGCTGCCATCATCTGAAGCAATGAAGGATCACCGCGGCGATGCGGAAAAGTTTGATAATTTTAAGTCGAAGGTAGAAGGCTTTTTTCCTAACTTCACAGGAGTCGTTGGAAGGGCATTTTATAAAGAAGGCGAGCTTCAAAGAATGACGATTGAAATCCCAATGCAGTTTTACGGGAAATCGGAAATCATCGCCTTTACACAATATGTTACGGGCCTAGTGACCTCGAATTTGTTTGAAGACATACCAATTGAAGTTTATATATCGTCAATGGGCCGACAAGAAGCGATTATTGTAAAAGATCCACACGAAAAAGAGCCGTTTGTTCACATTTATCGTTAG
- the gatC gene encoding Asp-tRNA(Asn)/Glu-tRNA(Gln) amidotransferase subunit GatC, with protein sequence MSRITEEQTRHVANLARLKLTDEEVELFTKQLDDIIAYAEQLNELSTEDVEPTSHVFDLKNVTREDRARGWISREEALENAPDHMDGLFKVPAILE encoded by the coding sequence ATGTCAAGAATTACAGAGGAACAGACACGGCATGTTGCAAATTTGGCACGTCTTAAATTAACCGATGAAGAAGTCGAATTGTTTACAAAACAATTGGATGACATTATTGCATATGCGGAACAACTAAATGAACTTTCCACAGAAGATGTGGAACCGACATCCCATGTTTTTGATTTGAAAAATGTAACGCGCGAGGACAGGGCGAGAGGCTGGATTAGCCGGGAAGAAGCTTTGGAAAACGCGCCTGATCATATGGATGGTCTCTTCAAAGTACCAGCGATTTTAGAGTAG
- the gatA gene encoding Asp-tRNA(Asn)/Glu-tRNA(Gln) amidotransferase subunit GatA has product MTLFNHRLTEIQDLLHKKEIQVTDLVAESYKQIGETDSKIQAFVNLNEENAMETAKKLDAKNDSDKKGALFGLPIGLKDNIITKGFTTTCASKMLENFRPLHDATVVEKLNEADAVLIGKQNMDEFAMGSTTENSGFKQTKNPWNTDYVPGGSSGGSAAAVAAGQVYFSLGSDTGGSIRQPAAFCGVVGLKPTYGLVSRFGLVAFASSLDQIGTITKSVEDNAYLLQTIAGHDKCDATSVDVDLPNYVASLTGDVKGLKIGVPKEYLGEGVDEAVKASIKEALETLEKMGAVWEEVSLPHSKYAVASYYLLSSSEASANLARFDGVRYGYRSPNAKNLNDLYLDSRSEAFGDEVKRRIMLGTFALSSGYYDAYYKKAQQARTLIKEDFENVFEKYDVIIGPTSPTTAYKLGEVVDDPLKMYTRDILTIPVNLAGVPAISVPCGFSEGLPIGLQIIGKPFDEQTVYRVAHAYEQATEHHKARPVL; this is encoded by the coding sequence ATGACGCTGTTTAATCACCGATTGACAGAAATACAAGATTTATTACATAAAAAAGAAATACAAGTAACAGATTTAGTGGCTGAATCGTATAAACAGATCGGCGAAACAGACAGCAAGATCCAAGCATTTGTCAATCTAAATGAAGAAAATGCGATGGAGACTGCGAAAAAACTCGACGCGAAAAATGATTCAGACAAAAAGGGAGCGCTATTCGGCCTTCCTATTGGATTAAAAGACAATATTATTACAAAAGGGTTTACAACAACCTGTGCAAGCAAAATGCTTGAAAACTTTCGGCCTCTTCACGATGCAACCGTTGTTGAAAAGCTGAATGAAGCAGACGCGGTACTGATCGGAAAACAAAACATGGACGAGTTTGCGATGGGTTCAACGACAGAGAACTCGGGATTTAAACAAACAAAGAACCCTTGGAATACGGATTATGTACCAGGCGGTTCAAGCGGCGGATCTGCTGCGGCGGTTGCTGCCGGACAAGTTTACTTCTCACTTGGCTCGGATACAGGTGGTTCGATCCGCCAGCCAGCCGCTTTTTGTGGTGTCGTCGGATTAAAGCCTACATACGGGCTCGTTTCAAGATTCGGCCTGGTTGCGTTTGCTTCATCGCTTGACCAAATCGGTACAATCACAAAATCTGTCGAAGACAATGCGTATCTTCTTCAGACAATTGCCGGCCATGACAAATGCGATGCAACGTCTGTCGATGTTGATCTTCCAAATTATGTGGCGTCGTTAACGGGAGATGTAAAAGGTTTAAAGATCGGCGTACCTAAAGAATACTTGGGCGAAGGCGTGGATGAAGCAGTAAAAGCAAGCATCAAGGAAGCACTAGAAACTTTGGAAAAAATGGGTGCCGTTTGGGAAGAAGTATCACTTCCGCACTCAAAATACGCAGTAGCAAGCTACTATTTACTTTCCTCATCTGAAGCTTCTGCAAACCTTGCCCGTTTTGACGGTGTACGCTACGGTTATCGTTCACCGAATGCGAAGAACTTAAACGATTTATATCTTGACTCAAGAAGCGAAGCCTTCGGCGATGAAGTGAAGCGCCGGATTATGCTTGGCACATTTGCGCTAAGCTCGGGCTATTATGACGCCTATTATAAAAAAGCCCAACAGGCGCGTACGCTTATTAAAGAGGACTTTGAAAATGTATTTGAAAAATATGATGTTATTATCGGGCCAACCTCGCCAACGACAGCATACAAGCTTGGTGAAGTCGTTGATGACCCGCTCAAAATGTATACGAGAGACATTTTAACAATCCCGGTCAATTTGGCTGGTGTTCCAGCGATTTCAGTACCATGCGGCTTTTCTGAAGGATTGCCAATCGGCCTTCAAATTATTGGAAAGCCATTTGATGAACAAACCGTCTATCGTGTGGCTCACGCTTATGAACAAGCGACAGAGCACCATAAAGCGAGACCGGTGCTGTGA
- the gatB gene encoding Asp-tRNA(Asn)/Glu-tRNA(Gln) amidotransferase subunit GatB, protein MKYETVIGLEVHVELKTNSKVFCGCSIEFGAPPNTNVCPICLGHPGTLPVVNYTAVEFAMKAAMALNMQINENTTFDRKNYFYPDNPKAYQISQADRPIGEHGWIEIEVNGEKKKIGITRLHLEEDAGKLTHAEGEDYSLVDFNRQGTPLIEIVSEPDLRSPEEAYAYLEKLKAIIQYTGVSDCKMEEGSLRCDANVSIRPVGQKEFGTKTELKNLNSFAHVRNGIAYEEIRQAEVLEDGGIIEQETRRYDEATKKTILMRVKEGADDYRYFPEPDLTRIEIDEEWKERIRAEIPELPDARRERYVKEIGLPEYDAMVLTQSKDLSDYFEQVIAKKANPKLASNWMMGEVSAYLNAEQKEITDIAMTPEALAKLIKLIEDGTISSKIAKKVFKDLIEKGGDPETIVKEKGLVQISDEGELRTLVNEILDNNEQSIQDIKNGKDRAFGFLVGQAMKATKGKANPQIINKLLKEEVEKR, encoded by the coding sequence ATGAAATACGAAACAGTTATTGGACTTGAAGTGCACGTCGAACTAAAAACGAATTCCAAAGTTTTTTGCGGTTGTTCTATTGAATTTGGAGCGCCTCCAAATACGAATGTCTGCCCAATTTGCCTTGGACATCCGGGTACATTGCCGGTCGTCAATTACACCGCGGTTGAATTTGCCATGAAAGCAGCAATGGCATTAAACATGCAAATCAATGAAAATACAACATTTGACCGGAAAAACTATTTTTATCCTGACAACCCGAAAGCTTACCAAATTTCTCAAGCGGACAGGCCAATTGGAGAGCACGGCTGGATTGAAATTGAAGTAAACGGCGAGAAAAAGAAAATCGGCATCACCCGCCTCCACCTAGAAGAAGATGCTGGAAAGCTCACACACGCAGAAGGCGAAGATTACTCGCTCGTTGATTTCAACCGCCAAGGCACACCGCTTATCGAGATTGTATCAGAGCCTGACCTTCGCTCGCCTGAAGAAGCTTATGCTTATCTCGAAAAGCTAAAGGCAATTATCCAATACACAGGCGTTTCCGATTGTAAAATGGAAGAAGGCTCGCTCCGCTGTGATGCGAACGTCTCCATCCGGCCTGTCGGGCAAAAAGAGTTCGGAACGAAAACAGAACTGAAAAACTTAAACTCCTTCGCCCACGTACGCAACGGCATCGCTTACGAAGAAATTCGCCAGGCGGAAGTGCTGGAAGATGGCGGAATCATTGAACAGGAAACGAGGCGCTACGATGAAGCGACGAAAAAAACCATCTTGATGCGTGTGAAAGAAGGAGCCGATGATTACCGTTACTTCCCTGAACCGGATCTCACACGGATTGAAATTGATGAAGAATGGAAAGAACGCATCCGCGCAGAAATTCCCGAACTGCCTGATGCAAGGCGCGAACGTTATGTGAAAGAAATCGGGCTTCCAGAATACGACGCGATGGTGCTCACACAGTCAAAAGACCTTTCCGACTACTTTGAACAAGTGATCGCGAAAAAAGCAAATCCGAAGCTTGCATCAAACTGGATGATGGGCGAAGTGTCCGCGTATTTAAATGCAGAACAAAAAGAGATCACCGACATTGCCATGACGCCGGAAGCACTCGCAAAATTAATCAAATTGATTGAAGACGGAACCATTTCTTCAAAAATCGCCAAAAAAGTCTTCAAAGACCTGATCGAAAAAGGCGGAGACCCTGAAACGATTGTGAAAGAAAAAGGATTGGTCCAAATTTCCGACGAAGGCGAGCTCCGCACCCTTGTCAATGAAATTTTGGATAACAACGAACAATCCATCCAGGATATCAAAAACGGAAAAGACCGCGCATTTGGATTCCTCGTTGGCCAAGCAATGAAAGCAACGAAAGGAAAAGCAAATCCGCAAATCATCAATAAGCTTTTAAAAGAAGAAGTTGAAAAGCGATAG
- a CDS encoding ABC transporter ATP-binding protein, which produces MGNITFDHICKSFGPNEVLKNINVKIEDGSFTILLGPSGCGKSTLLRILAGLEEETSGRIYIADRDITENEPKDRDISMVFQNYALYPHMTVYKNIEYGLKIKKMPQNERKKVITDVLNMVELTDHAKKLPGQLSGGQRQRVALARAIVKRPQAFLMDEPLSNLDAKLRNQMRQELIELHQKLQTTFLYVTHDQVEAMSMGSFIIIMNQGKIMQKGTPKEIYTDPANLFVAQFIGSPPVNVLEFDEYYLGIRPEKVEITTSTSVSRGINIRGEVLTTEQLGGESIYKVQTEYGKINVKTESNWEDIDKQVNIQFSFEDLLLFDKYGERMKIDEEMLNKVNQVFNKRLLQSV; this is translated from the coding sequence ATGGGAAACATTACATTTGACCATATTTGTAAGTCATTCGGTCCAAACGAGGTACTAAAAAATATTAATGTTAAGATTGAAGATGGTTCGTTTACTATTTTACTAGGTCCTTCTGGATGTGGTAAATCAACTCTATTACGTATTCTTGCAGGGCTAGAAGAAGAAACGAGCGGACGCATTTATATAGCTGATCGTGATATTACCGAAAATGAACCGAAGGATCGAGACATTTCAATGGTTTTTCAAAACTATGCATTGTACCCCCATATGACAGTGTATAAAAATATCGAATATGGATTAAAAATTAAAAAAATGCCGCAAAACGAACGAAAAAAAGTGATAACAGATGTCTTAAATATGGTGGAATTAACAGACCACGCAAAAAAACTCCCCGGTCAGCTTTCAGGTGGTCAAAGACAGCGTGTCGCTCTTGCACGTGCGATTGTAAAACGCCCACAAGCTTTTTTAATGGATGAGCCGCTATCAAACTTAGATGCGAAATTAAGAAATCAAATGCGGCAAGAACTGATTGAATTACATCAAAAACTTCAAACAACGTTTTTATATGTTACACACGATCAAGTGGAAGCAATGTCTATGGGTTCATTTATCATCATCATGAATCAAGGAAAAATCATGCAAAAAGGGACACCGAAAGAAATCTATACAGATCCCGCAAACTTGTTTGTCGCGCAATTTATCGGTTCTCCGCCTGTTAATGTTTTAGAATTTGACGAATATTACTTAGGAATTCGTCCAGAAAAAGTGGAAATCACCACTTCGACTAGTGTAAGCCGTGGCATCAATATTCGTGGTGAAGTATTAACGACCGAACAATTAGGTGGAGAATCGATTTATAAAGTCCAAACAGAGTATGGAAAAATCAATGTAAAAACAGAAAGCAATTGGGAAGATATCGACAAACAAGTGAATATACAATTCTCTTTTGAAGACCTGCTTTTATTTGATAAGTATGGTGAACGAATGAAGATAGATGAAGAAATGTTGAATAAAGTAAATCAAGTATTTAATAAGCGATTACTTCAATCAGTGTAA
- a CDS encoding carbohydrate ABC transporter permease, whose translation MLTRKLKPSTFLQHVLLILMSVIAIFPLYWMVISSFKNEAEIFTASLFPASPTFKNYLYAFTEMPIFRMMLNSFITASLLTILQLGTSILAGYAFVRWQFRGSFLIYTILSLSWLIPVQAIMIPNYVLINQIGLNETLLGIVIPLAVSTFAIMSMYQSFKAFPVALIEAARLDGESDFGILAKIILPNMKSTIASLGILLFISGWNEYLWPMLITTQMENAPIQIGLRAFVNSDENLWGSLMAATTISSLPILIIYFILRKHVIDSFVRFGIK comes from the coding sequence TTGTTGACTCGAAAGCTTAAACCTAGTACTTTTTTACAACATGTTTTACTCATTCTCATGTCTGTCATTGCTATTTTTCCATTATACTGGATGGTGATTTCTTCGTTTAAGAATGAAGCTGAAATCTTTACAGCTTCCCTTTTTCCAGCTAGTCCTACGTTTAAAAATTATCTCTATGCTTTTACAGAAATGCCGATCTTTCGCATGATGCTCAATTCATTTATTACTGCGTCACTCTTAACCATCCTTCAATTAGGAACAAGTATATTAGCAGGTTACGCATTTGTAAGATGGCAGTTTAGAGGTAGCTTTTTAATCTATACCATTCTAAGTTTATCATGGCTTATCCCGGTTCAAGCCATTATGATTCCAAACTATGTGTTAATTAACCAAATCGGTTTGAACGAAACATTGCTTGGAATTGTGATCCCATTAGCGGTATCTACCTTTGCGATTATGTCGATGTACCAAAGTTTTAAAGCATTTCCAGTTGCTTTAATAGAAGCCGCGAGACTAGATGGAGAAAGTGATTTTGGCATTCTTGCAAAGATTATTTTGCCAAACATGAAATCGACAATCGCATCGCTCGGAATTCTGTTATTTATTAGCGGTTGGAACGAATATTTATGGCCAATGCTGATTACAACACAAATGGAAAATGCACCGATTCAAATTGGACTTCGAGCATTTGTCAATTCAGATGAGAATTTATGGGGATCACTCATGGCTGCAACAACAATTTCGAGTTTGCCTATTCTGATCATCTATTTTATTTTGCGAAAGCATGTAATTGATTCTTTTGTACGATTCGGGATTAAATAG